The Anomaloglossus baeobatrachus isolate aAnoBae1 chromosome 4, aAnoBae1.hap1, whole genome shotgun sequence genome contains the following window.
aaaaatttttgttaagctaatctgtgctgtattgtcatgtaaaacacccctacattgttatcttttgttttctaacttttgttcctcttgaataatgactttattctctgcagctctttgtttacattcagctccagcaaacatgaccacttcctgtgctaaatagtgatgggtagttcgtgagtgagtagttcaaaatgaactaatcttcagagtgacCTAGTTCATctatcaccatcctgacagagattagttcattatgaactaaacagcaAGTGATGTGTTTTACACAtctgtgaagaacgtctgtgttttcaactgacgtgtgaaacgggccttatagagagcggcctgggctcttatatacggtatataatattctagaatgttgtacagtgctggccaaaagtattggcacccctgcaattctgtcagataatactcagtttcttcttgaaaatgattgcaatcacacattctttggtattatcttcatttattttgcttgcaatgaaaaaacacaaaagagaatgaaacaaaaatcaaatcattgatcatttcacacaaaactccaaaaatgggccagacaaaagtattggcacccttagcttaatacttggttgcacaacctttagccaaactcACTGCGCACAAcctcttccggtaaccatcaatgagtttcttacaatgctctgcaggaattttagaccattcttctttggcaaactgctccaggtccctgagatttgaaggggccttctccaaactgccattgtgagatctctccacagatcttctatggggttcaggtctggactcattgctggccactttagtagtctccagtgctttctatcaaaccattatctagtgctttttgaagtgtgttttgggtcattgtcctgctggaagacccatgacctctgagggagacccagctttctcacactgggccctacattatgctgcaaaatttgttggtagtcttcagacttcataatgccatgcacacggtcaagcagtccagtgccagaggtagcaaagcaaccccaaaacatcagggaacctccaccatgtttgactgtagggactgtgttcttttctttgaatgcctctttttttttcctgtaaactctatgttgatggcttttcccaaaaagctctacttttgtctcatctgaccagagaacattcttccaaaacgttttagtctttctcaggtaagttttggcaaactccagcctggcttttttatgtctcggggtaagaagtggggtcttcctgggtatcctaccatacagtcccttttcattcagacgccgagggatagtacgggttgacactgttgtaccctcggactgcagggcagcttgaacttgtttggatgttagtcgaagttctttatccaccatccgcacaatcttgagttgaaatctctcgtcaatttttcttttccttccacatctagggaggttagccacagtgccatgggctttacacttcttgatgacactgcgcactgtagacacaggaactttcaggtctttggagatggacttgtagccttgagattgctcatgcttcctcacaatttggattctcaagtcctcagacagttctttggtcttctttcttttctccatgctcaatgtggtgcacacaaggacacaggacagaggctgagtcaactttaatccaggtcacctggctgcaagtgtgattagttattgccaacacctgttaggtgccacaggtaagttacaggcgctgttataacacaaattacagaagcatctcaggatttttcaaacagtgccaatacttttgtccacccccttttttatgtttggtgtggagttatatccaatttggctttttggcattttttttttttttaacattgaagacaaattaaccccttcacaacctttgacggatctatccgtcatggatcgtgcgacgttaagccccgccccctgcagcgggcaggatgcggcgatccgcacacatatcagctgttttcaacagctgacatgtgtgcctgcatgttacaagtggaatcgcattccacccgtaaaattaaccccttacatctcgctgccaaagtctggcagcgagatgtatatacgcgctgtcatgattttcacttaccgccgcccccaccgaaagtcacgtgagtggtgatcacgtgacttttggtggttgtcatgatagcacagggtcatgagatgacgcctgcagctatgacgagtcactttcgttttcactcggcccggagccgaatgaatcaggaagtgagcacatctgctgtttacagctgtatagctgtgatcagcagataaggcagagcgatcggattgctgatcgctataaccctctagtgggactagtaaaataaaaaaataaaaaaaaagttttaaaacataaaaaaaccgaaaagttcaaatcacccccctttcacccaactaaaaattaaagggttaaaaaaaaaatatacacatttggtatcgctgcgttcagaaatgcccgatctatcaaaatataaaatcaattaatatgattggaatttttttgccgctacgccgtttaccaaacgccaaaattacgtttttggttgccacaactgtTGCGCAAAATGcactaacaggcgatcaaaacgtagcatctgcgcacaaatggtaccatttgaaacgtcagctcgagacgcaaaaaataagctgtcactgagccacagatcctgaaaaatgagaacactacgggtttcggaaaatggcgcaaaacgtacgtcacttttattggacaagcttgagaattttttttagccccttagatacaagtaaatctattcatgtttgatgtctagaaactcgcaccgacctcaggcatcacatagacacatcagttttaccatatagtgaacacggtgaataaaacatcccaaaaactattgtgtcatcacacttttttgcagtttttccacacttttttttgctgctttccagtacaccgtatggtaaaacttatggtttcatttaaaagtacaactcgtcccgcaaaaaccaagccctcatggcaagattgaaggaaaaataaaaaatgacggctctcggaagaaggggagcaaaaaaaaaaagaaaagtgcccgggggctgaaggggttaaatgaagataataccaaataaTTCGTGATTGCAATCAttctcaggaagaaactgagtattatctgacagaatttcaggggtgccaatacttttggccagcactgtatataggaaCTCAGTGGTGGCCGCAGATTGTAGGGAATAAATCTGGCTTCTTTTCGGTTCTATCAACAAAAAGGCTCTTCTCAGCCGCCCACATCTTCTGAGGAGAAGCTACAGCTGCTGCGGGGGAGGGGCGGGAGATCGGCGCTGCGCTCGATCACTGCAGTCTGTGCTGCTCTAGGGGCGGCTGGGAACATCGCGGGGACTAAGGAGTTAACACTGTGGGCGGAGCCAGACACTTACTGAGTGCTGATTGGCTGAGCTGTGAATGTGAAATTCCCGCACAATGGCTGAGGGTTTCCCGCTCTGTGTGATCCGCGGGGTCAGGCGGAGGTCTCTGCTGTGCGGGAAGATCTGATCGTACATTACACCGCCACATACAGTATactcagcgctgtgcaggggtataCAGCGCTATATGGAGGGTGAGCGGCGCTCTGGGGTAATACAGCCATGAGGATTATACAGAATATTATATTCACAAAGGATCGGACCCGAAATCCCGGGAGCAACAGGATAAATACGAGACATTCCCGCAATTCCCGGCTCCTCTGATCTCAGGTCCAAGAATCACCCGAGAACAGAAAAGCTGAACCCTGTGGATACGGCCGAGAGCGACTGTCTGCAGCGCCAACAGCGGCAGGGAGCGACTGTCTGCAGCGGCCGATGGCGAATACAGGCGAGAAACGGATGTAACACAAGTGCTGTATACTGACAGGTCAGGGGTATATAGCGCTATATGGGAGGCGGGGACTGGGTATAAGCGGAGCAGTGAGAGCGAGTCACAACCCAGATCATAAGTGACAACTTATTATACCCACTGAGCCAACCTAATACACAGCACTAAATCCACTGCCGGGTGCGGCTCATCCTCATCCCCCCTATTATAGAGACTCCACCAAGTAACATCTGCAGAGATCACAGCAGAGATGagcggcgccagctcctgtgaggacggggccagctcctgtgaggacggggccagctcctgtgaggacggggccagctcctgtgaggacggggccggctcctgtgaggacggggccggctcctgtgaggacggggccggctcctgtgaggacggggccggctcctgtgaggacggggccagctcctgtgaggacggggccagctcctgtgaggacggggccagctcctgtgaggacggggccagctcctgtgaggacggggccagctcctgtgaggacggggccagctcctgtgaggacggggccagctcctgtgaggacggggccagctcctgtgaggacggggccagctcctgcgaggacggggtcagctcctgcGAGGACGGGACCAGCTCCTGCGAGGACGGGACCAGCTCCTGCGAGGACGggaccagctcctgtgaggacggggtcagctcctgtgaggacggggtggtggctcttagaagagcctttgtgttgtggaggatgcggggtcagcggcgtcacttgcccttcttgctgctctccgtcttcttgggcagcagcacggcctggatgttgggcaggacgcctccctgggcgatggtcaccccacccagcagcctgttcagctcctcgtcattgcgcacggccagctgcaggtgccgggggatgatgcgggtcttcttgttgtcccgggcggcattgccggccaattccaggatctcagcggtcagatactccagcacagcggccagatagaccggagcgccggcgcccaccctctcggcgtagttgcccttgcggagaagcctgtgcacccgaccgaccgggaactgcagtcctgcccgggatgagcgggtcttggccTTAGCTCGGGTCTTCCCTCCTTGTTTACCGCGTCCAGACATCGCTGTGGTTTCAAAGATAAGCAGATGAAGAAGTGTAATGTGAGGATTGTGCCGGCTCCGGAGTGTTTTATAAGCTACCGCTCCGCCCTCCTCTCCTGTCATTGGTTGAATCTGAAGTTAGAAATGGAAATGAGACTCGTGCATCCACCAATGAGCTGCAGGGGGCGAGGGTCATGACGTTTTCACTGGTCACATGCCTTTGTCACCCAATAGAACAGCGATGTGACAGCAGTGTCATTTGCATGGCCGGGCTATAAATACGGCCGCTCTGGGAGGAGCAGGATCATTATTCTCTCTCCAGTGAAGAGATCTCTCTGCTCGCATCATGCCTGATCCCGCCAAGTCCGCCCCAGCGCCCaagaagggctccaagaaagccgtgaccaagactcagaagaaggacggcaagaagcggaggaagagccggaaggagagctatgccatctacgtgtacaaggtgctgaagcaggtgcaccccgacaccggcatctcctccaaggccatgggcatcatgaactgcttcgtcggtgacatcttcgagcgcatcgcaggggaagcctcccgcctggcgcactacaacaagcgccacaccatcacctcccgggagatccagaccgccgtgcgcctgctgctgcccggagagctggccaagcacgccgtgtccgagggcaccaaggccgtcaccaagtacaccagcgccaagtgatcaccaccgctgctccgcaccacaaaggctcttctaagagccaccacattgTCTAATCTGAGCTTTATCCAGGACGGTCTCAGTTTCTGGCTGTGGCAGTGATTGGAGCAGATCCTCTGCGCTGCGATGGTCGCTACAGATGAGGTTTGTGGCTGGAGGATTTCGGTGAGGATCGTGTATATGGGGGGATGGAGCTGCCCGGGGACTTGTTACCTCCAGCGGCCTCCGCTCTGAGTGACCAGGAAAGTATATGGAGGTATATACTGCACTGGGGGATATATAGCAATGTACGGGAGGATACAGCACTATATGGAGCTATGCGGTATCTGCCCGCAAACGAGATGCGTACATATCTGTAATGCAGCACATGGGGAGTGCGGGGGGATGAGGCTGCTCCGTGCAGTGACATAATCTATTACTGGTTTATCTGGGGCTGTGATTTGCAGTCACTGATCTGATATCGGCTCCTACACGGTAATATGGAAATATAAAGCGCTTTATGGAGGTACACGGCAGTATATCAGTATTATAGAGCACTATATGGGGAGATACAGCCCTAAATGGCGGAATACAACAGACTAATAAAAGGGCATGGCACAATGTTATCAGGCGGTGAGGAACCAGAGTCCAGCTCCCCAGTAATGCCTGAGTGCAGTCATGTGCGGAGCACGGATAGTTACTGCCGGGACTAACTGCAAAGAGGAGAAATCAGCTCCACAAAAATATTTATTGATGCATAAAAAGAAAACCTCCATCCATATCGGCAATGTCTACACTGCTGCGTTTCTGGTGCATCAATCAGATTTAGTTATGATATTTAAAATGGCGTCAGAGGTCAATATAAATAGTCACTAACTCAGCTCCAGTGATCTCATGTAGATCAACCCAAAGAGGAGTATATGGCGGTATACAGCACACACGTCACTAGATGAGGGTATATAGTAGTAAAGTGTGTATGGGGAATATACAGCACCATATGATCGTATACATCAGTATGTGGAGACTATACAGCGCTATATGCGAATATACAGCAGTGTATGGTGATTACTGGAATGAAGATCAGAGGTCAGTATAAATAATGACTAACAGCTCCAGGGATCTTATTCCTATAGATTGCCTCAAACAGAGGTATTTTAGGTATACAGCGATATATGGCGGTATACAGATCTAGATTACTGTAGTATATTGGGTACACAGCACTTTATGGGGCAGCACAATATAGGAAGTATATGCACTATATGGATGACGATTATACAGCACAATATGGTGACATCCAGCATTATACGGGACTATACAATACTATATGGTAGTGTACAGCAGTAATATGGGGCTttatggcactatatggtggtTTTATCGCAGTATATGGAGATATTCACAATATTAGAATATAGAGAGTTTATTGGAATAAAGGTTGTCTATATTTAGCATTAACACTATGTAAGTGGGAAAATAACCAGACAATGAGCGGGAAATTCAAAATCTCCAACAGTTCTGcgctcagccaatcagcagaggaggggcggagcaaAACAAGTAACATTTTCCGCCCCGTATTCGCGTCATCTCTCCTGTTCTCTTTCTGGTCCTCCCTCTCTATATAAAGGAGGACTGTGCGCTCGTCAGTCATAGTTTTTTGCTGATTACGTGGaagatgtctggacgcggcaaaggagggaaaggtctggggaagggcggcgccaagcggcacaggaaggttctccgggacaacatccagggcatcaccaagcccgccatccgccgtctcgcccgcagaggaggcgtcaagcgcatctccggcctcatctatgaggagactcgcggcgtcctgaaagtcttcctggagaacgtgatccgtgacgccgtcacctacaccgagcacgccaagaggaagaccgtcaccgccatggacgtggtgtacgcgctcaagcgccagggccgcactctctacggcttcgggGGTTAATACTTCTGCTCCAAGCATGAAACAAAgaaacacaaaggctcttctcagagccgCCAACATCTTCCAAGGAGAGGCTACAGCTCCTGctgcggggggaggggcgggaggTCGGCGCTGCGCTCGATCATTACATCTGTTCTTTGGGCGTCTGGGAACACCGCCGTCACtgatcactaaagggttaaaaaagctgCTGGGAATAAACCTGTGGCTGAGGACGGAGTATGAATTCCCGCACAATGGCTGCTAATTTCTCCTTTGCGTGTGGCTGGGGGTGAATGTCTGATGTATACAGAGTATATTCAGCACTATGTGGCGGTATAATGTATTTTTTATGAGTATCCAGTGTTGTGTGGTGGGTGAACATTGTATTGTTTGGATGTTTACTGCATTTTGTGTGGGATACGCATACAAGTATTACACAGCACTAATGGAGGGTATACAAGACTAGAAAGCACATGGTGCATATAAAGCTCTATATGGCAGTAAGGATGAAAGATATTCAGCGCCATGTGGTGACATACAACATTATGGCGTTTATAGCAGTGTATGTTGGTATACAGCTCGAGTAAGGGCGTTATATGGAGcttggtgcctcagtggttagcactgcagtcgtgtggtgcctcagtggttagcactgcagtcgtgtggtgcctcagtggttagcactgcagtcgtgtggGGGCTTGGTGGTtaccactgcagtcttgtggtggctcagtggttaccactgcagtcttgtgggggctTGGTGGTTACCACTGCAATCTTGTGGTgccccagtggttagcactgcagtgttgtGGTGACTCGGTGGTTAGCACCGTAGTCTTGCAGCTCTGAGTTCCGGttttcaaatcccacaaaggacaacatctgcatggagtgTGTAATTTTTCCCCGTGTTTCTGTGTGTTTCCTTGGTTCTTCCCACACTACAATaactgatggggaatttagattgagcCCCACTAGTGGCAGTGATGGTCACATCTCTAAATCTTTGACACTAAAAGCGCTatataaggcctccgacacacatccatgccgtcggtaggtgtttggtacgtttttgcacgtatcggtggcatggagacacgtacaccaatgttaccctatggtaacagccgCACACACACttaaaaccacacagaacgtgtgtccgtgtcgtttgtatgtgtgtgcatttTTACACActctcaacatgtccgtttttcttaggcatcacgcaggcacggacccgctaaagtgaatgggtccgtgtctgcacttatgtgacacgtagcatgtccgtgttctaccCGTCCGTGTGCGGGTTTTTTTTGTGAATTCTggatgcgatgtcggtcaatctccctctgtcggtcggtttCTTTCGCTGTCAGATGGTCACTctgtctgtccgtcggtcggtctctccccctctcgcatactcacggaTCCCCGATcaggggcgcggcgctgcacagctgtgaaaAACCTCCAGTGGCTTTTtcttttttgaaaatgccagccgctcattattcaatctcgtattcactgcttcctcagcccaggcgcctatgattgattgtagtcggacacgcccccaagctgagtgaccgctgtctcactgcaaccaatcacagtcgccggcggATCCAtattatgcagtaaaataaatacgtAAATGAACAAaattgacgtgcggtcccccccaaatttgatacgtcagggtaaagccacacggcgtaaggctggtattctcaggatgggggggcaccacgttatggggagccacccagccaaACAAgaacagccagcagccgcccagaattgccgcatccattagatgcgacatttccgggactctacccaactcatcccgaattggcctggtgcggtggcaatcgaggtaataatgggttaatcatggcaggcgtctccccgagataccttccatgattaacctgtaagttaaagaaaataaacactcacacatcaaaaaaatcctttatttgcaataatacacaaaaacaaacaccctctttcaccactttattaagccacaaatacccatccaggtccggcgtaatccacggaggtcccacgacgctcttagctctgctacatgaaggcgaCAGGAGCGGCCACATAACATGACCGCTCTCAGTCAGCtccagcagcaactgaggtgagcagcgcgatcagggatgacatcactcaggtcacttgcggccaccactggatcctccaactgtgagagCAAGTCGCCAAAGTGACAGAAGTGAGCTGAGCGATCTGCAaaaaaagtcacaggtgagttgcatcTCAGGTGGAGCACTCCAGCTAgctgcaagtaacctgagtgacggcagcgataatcacaccgct
Protein-coding sequences here:
- the LOC142300983 gene encoding histone H2A type 1 is translated as MSGRGKQGGKTRAKAKTRSSRAGLQFPVGRVHRLLRKGNYAERVGAGAPVYLAAVLEYLTAEILELAGNAARDNKKTRIIPRHLQLAVRNDEELNRLLGGVTIAQGGVLPNIQAVLLPKKTESSKKGK